A window from Salvia miltiorrhiza cultivar Shanhuang (shh) chromosome 2, IMPLAD_Smil_shh, whole genome shotgun sequence encodes these proteins:
- the LOC131008467 gene encoding uncharacterized protein LOC131008467, protein MNYEDKIEDEIEDEMEDELEDEIETEMELEYYDQVRLLMVATKAIIILLGRIMTMPPTIDNSLMRRPKTREGFHFVRNMLDGDPNSFRQLYRMYPDVFIKLCQIIREKTHVQDTRYTTVEEMVATFLIIVGHNDRYCNVRQRFGRSHFATSQNCNKILRALNTIAPDMMVKPTTAIPAKIRESTRFYPFFKDCIGAIDGTHISATVIGRDVSSYRNRHGVQSQNVLAACNFDLQFIYVLSGWEGSAHDSKLLTDALSRPNGLHVPQGKYFLVDCGFANRRQFLALMRGVRYHLKDFGGDDRHPRNADELFNLRHASLRNVIERIFGIFKSRFTIFKTAPPFSFQTQAELVLACAGLHNFLRKECRFDEFPIEDEEENVAPDAENDADNLEYLSQSQLSQRNEANAWRASIANAMWEKSSTYENDGNEYDETEDNA, encoded by the exons ATGAATTATGAagataaaattgaagatgaaattGAAGATGAAATGGAAGATGAACTTGAAGATGAAATTGAAACAGAAATGGAGCTTGAATATTATGATCAGGTCAGGCTTTTGATGGTGGCAACTAAGGCAATTATCATTTTATTGGGAAGAATTATGACGATGCCTCCGACCATTGACAACTCTTTGATGCGACGACCAAAAACTAGGGAAGGATTCCATTTTGTACGTAATATGCTCGATGGAGATCCAAACAGTTTTCGACAGTTGTATAGAATGTATCCGGATGTCTTTATCAAATTATGCCAGATCATTAGAGAGAAAACTCATGTTCAAGATACACGATACACAACTGTTGAAGAAATGGTGGCAACATTCTTGATCATTGTTGGACACAACGATCGTTATTGTAATGTTCGTCAAAGGTTTGGTCGTTCACATTTTGCTACTAGTCAGAACTGCAACAAAATCTTGAGAGCATTGAACACCATAGCACCGGACATGATGGTTAAGCCGACTACAGCAATACCAGCTAAAATTCGGGAAAGTACACGGTTTTATCCTTTCTTTAAG GATTGTATCGGAGCTATAGATGGAACTCATATCTCGGCCACGGTCATAGGCAGAGACGTAAGCAGTTATCGTAACCGTCATGGGGTGCAATCGCAAAATGTTTTGGCAGCTTGCAACTTTGATTTGCAGTTCATCTATGTGCTTAGTGGATGGGAAGGCTCGGCCCATGATTCAAAACTTTTAACTGACGCATTATCCAGACCTAATGGACTTCATGTGCCTCAAGGTAAATATTTCCTAGTGGATTGTGGATTTGCTAATCGCCGTCAGTTTTTGGCTCTGATGCGTGGTGTTCGATATCATCTCAAAGATTTCGGTGGTGACGATCGTCACCCCAGAAATGCAGATGAGTTGTTCAATCTTCGACATGCATCATTGCGAAACGTGATTGAACGAATTTTTGGAATCTTCAAATCACGattcacaattttcaaaacGGCTCCTCCGTTTTCATTTCAAACACAAGCAGAGTTGGTATTGGCTTGTGCTGGGTTGCATAACTTTCTTCGAAAAGAGTGTCGTTTTGATGAATTTCCaattgaagatgaagaagagaatgtTGCACCCGATGCTGAGAACGATGCAGACAATTTGGAATATCTTTCTCAAAGCCAGCTGTCTCAGAGGAATGAAGCTAATGCATGGAGAGCAAGTATTGCTAATGCTATGTGGGAAAAAAGTTCAACGTATGAAAACGATGGAAACGAATATGATGAGACTGAAGATAATGCATAG